A portion of the Sphingobacterium spiritivorum genome contains these proteins:
- a CDS encoding DKNYY domain-containing protein, which translates to MSKEQLTVTLKGNIFDKKGIWLYTLFSLLIMLPFGYFFYAKGYDLLFQLFGFMITGPVSIVLIVLLFAIVYFAAISLFNLLLKPVVTLSIVNKSLEIKSRNQFYSIPLDSIHIVKAVIRNKRWDRLSIITEKTIHINTGNVFMGIVNKDLDAFWSRLSTILEKEYQYSTHKNVGQVKNVYYEQLFVYQKGMQIETVTRPLKIKTVLFILLGFFLILAGIVYYLINRNNDDDPDNQVARNGVYLPGNGSPYLSYNNEVYFLRMGDGYFKVKEASLSSFKQLTYKNEYGSKMGIDATHVYSGNNKISGIDHTATKYVGQNFVKDGKSVFYKTRRIPGADAASFESLPHPRINTPIFSYAKDKHNVYYQDYILPEADVNSISSITGTVEYVKDSKHAYYHQYLLQGMNGRSFTAEELDYALTYGTDGRNHVVNGIIFPAKVQDRLWGSVTPDLNQMVLLQKRASGRLHLLFSDLRSLYYFDSDKQAYIHAKEIKGLRPFVNGIFKDDKVIYFTAYQNIRSRKYGHLGEVTYIYRSKIPQQDFVKYKEDEHLIVYRQGNQFYATVIDLPNIHPIYSSLYLVENINHLERELAARNYDNVANLLKLAEGEECAVIRTKEQIFFDKETD; encoded by the coding sequence ATGAGCAAGGAACAACTTACAGTGACACTTAAGGGAAATATCTTTGATAAAAAAGGAATCTGGCTTTACACTTTATTTTCCCTGCTGATCATGCTTCCTTTTGGCTACTTCTTTTACGCCAAAGGCTATGATCTTTTGTTTCAGCTATTTGGATTCATGATTACAGGCCCTGTGAGTATCGTACTGATTGTACTGTTGTTTGCCATTGTGTATTTTGCTGCTATAAGTTTGTTTAATCTTCTGTTGAAACCCGTAGTGACCCTCTCTATCGTAAACAAAAGTCTGGAGATCAAAAGCAGGAATCAATTCTACAGTATTCCGTTGGATTCTATTCATATTGTTAAGGCTGTGATCAGAAATAAGCGCTGGGACAGACTGAGTATAATTACAGAAAAAACCATTCATATCAATACAGGAAATGTATTTATGGGTATTGTAAATAAAGATCTGGATGCTTTCTGGTCCCGGTTGAGTACTATACTGGAAAAAGAATACCAGTATAGTACTCATAAAAATGTGGGCCAGGTGAAAAATGTATATTATGAGCAACTTTTTGTGTACCAAAAAGGAATGCAGATTGAAACGGTCACACGTCCGCTTAAGATCAAAACGGTTCTCTTTATATTATTAGGTTTCTTTCTAATATTGGCTGGCATTGTTTATTACCTGATTAACAGGAATAATGATGACGATCCGGATAATCAGGTTGCCCGAAATGGGGTGTATCTTCCGGGTAACGGCAGTCCGTATCTAAGCTATAATAACGAGGTGTATTTCTTAAGAATGGGAGATGGTTATTTTAAGGTAAAAGAGGCCAGCCTTAGCAGTTTTAAACAACTTACTTACAAGAATGAGTATGGAAGCAAAATGGGTATTGATGCAACTCATGTATATTCTGGTAATAATAAGATATCCGGGATTGACCATACAGCAACAAAATATGTGGGACAGAACTTTGTGAAGGATGGTAAATCTGTCTTTTATAAGACAAGAAGAATACCGGGTGCCGATGCAGCCAGTTTTGAAAGCCTCCCTCATCCGCGAATCAATACACCAATATTCAGTTATGCGAAAGATAAACACAATGTGTATTATCAGGATTACATATTACCTGAGGCGGATGTAAACAGCATTTCATCCATAACTGGAACAGTGGAATATGTAAAAGACAGCAAACATGCTTACTATCATCAATATCTCTTACAGGGCATGAATGGACGCAGCTTTACTGCAGAAGAATTAGATTATGCGCTTACATATGGGACTGATGGCCGAAACCATGTAGTAAACGGAATTATTTTTCCTGCTAAAGTACAGGACAGGCTATGGGGATCAGTAACTCCGGATCTGAATCAAATGGTCTTGCTACAGAAGCGTGCTTCGGGAAGATTACACCTGCTCTTTTCTGATCTCAGATCGCTTTACTATTTCGATTCAGATAAGCAGGCTTACATACATGCAAAAGAGATAAAAGGACTCCGACCATTTGTAAATGGCATATTTAAGGATGATAAGGTTATATATTTTACAGCTTATCAAAATATAAGAAGCCGTAAATACGGACATTTAGGAGAGGTAACTTATATATACAGGTCGAAAATTCCTCAACAGGATTTTGTAAAATACAAAGAGGACGAACACCTTATTGTATACAGACAAGGCAATCAGTTTTACGCCACTGTAATTGATTTGCCCAATATTCACCCCATTTATTCTTCCCTATATCTTGTGGAAAATATCAATCATCTGGAACGCGAACTGGCAGCCCGAAATTATGATAATGTAGCCAATCTGCTGAAACTGGCAGAGGGGGAGGAATGTGCTGTGATCAGAACAAAAGAACAGATTTTTTTTGATAAAGAGACAGATTAA
- a CDS encoding alpha-L-fucosidase, whose product MKINYIRLLTLYFSLHITLLFGQQPKMNEMWKGQAHNKEINAERGKIFKEGRYAMFIHFGYYSHLGNKWDGKTYYGIGEWMMNENMANLTPEQYKSRVKEFNPTSFNADSIASLAKAAGMKYIIITSKHHDGFAMFHARSTKFNIVDATPYKRDIMKELSLACQKAGLGFGFYYSQYQDWTTPGGNGGPDKYENGQAATFDDYFNKRCLPDIQQITTEYGALALVWFDTPGGIEKKYVDKLVEVVHHNQPKALVSGRVGHGLGDYSTLGDMEVPKKNVDGLWESVDVTNDSWGYAWYDNNWKTPKQILINTLSTVARGGNYMLNIGLGPKGEVLPQPREALVSSGNWIKNYPQIVYQGGRSPWDHAISWGDAITRGNTLSLLVYNWPSTGKLFVPHLNNKINAVKLLKGQITNSLQYTVQPGFIEIDIPVASPEKLVSVIELELDSPAKGSSMLSIDPQQQTTLDALFAEVAGAEKTDEHWMEKFGEWKHVDRIKDWSADSKATWKVNVIKPGYYQVYLNYTGEGRYVWRTENTEQIVQNQQNSSNVYQWYPFGWMHFDKPGDYEISVSLIEGNFGKASLTGFKLEPVSF is encoded by the coding sequence ATGAAAATCAATTATATCCGTTTATTAACACTGTATTTCTCCCTTCACATAACCTTACTTTTCGGGCAGCAGCCTAAAATGAATGAAATGTGGAAAGGTCAGGCCCATAACAAAGAAATAAATGCAGAACGTGGCAAAATTTTTAAGGAAGGTCGATATGCAATGTTCATTCATTTCGGTTACTATTCTCATCTTGGAAACAAATGGGATGGTAAGACTTATTACGGAATTGGGGAATGGATGATGAATGAGAATATGGCCAATCTGACACCTGAACAATATAAATCACGTGTGAAGGAGTTTAATCCCACGTCCTTCAATGCAGATAGCATTGCCTCATTGGCTAAGGCCGCAGGTATGAAATACATTATCATTACCAGTAAACATCACGATGGATTTGCAATGTTTCATGCCAGATCAACAAAGTTTAATATCGTAGATGCGACTCCGTATAAGAGAGATATTATGAAAGAACTCTCGTTAGCATGTCAAAAAGCTGGGTTAGGGTTTGGCTTCTATTATTCTCAATATCAGGATTGGACAACCCCCGGCGGAAATGGTGGACCGGATAAATATGAAAATGGTCAAGCGGCTACTTTTGATGATTATTTTAATAAGCGATGCCTTCCCGATATTCAACAGATTACAACTGAATATGGAGCGTTAGCATTGGTATGGTTTGATACTCCTGGCGGAATCGAAAAGAAATATGTCGATAAGCTGGTAGAAGTGGTTCATCATAATCAGCCTAAAGCATTAGTGTCAGGACGTGTAGGACACGGACTAGGTGACTATAGTACTTTGGGTGACATGGAGGTTCCAAAGAAAAATGTTGATGGTCTCTGGGAGTCTGTAGATGTAACAAATGATTCGTGGGGATATGCCTGGTATGATAATAACTGGAAAACTCCCAAACAAATTTTGATCAATACCCTTTCAACTGTTGCAAGAGGCGGTAATTATATGCTGAATATCGGACTTGGGCCTAAAGGAGAAGTCCTGCCACAACCAAGAGAAGCGCTTGTTTCATCCGGAAACTGGATCAAAAATTATCCGCAGATTGTATATCAGGGAGGGCGATCTCCCTGGGATCATGCAATCTCCTGGGGCGATGCCATAACACGAGGAAATACACTTTCTCTACTGGTTTATAACTGGCCATCTACCGGCAAGTTGTTTGTACCTCATCTGAACAACAAAATAAACGCAGTAAAGCTTCTTAAAGGCCAGATTACAAATTCTCTCCAATATACCGTACAACCCGGATTTATTGAAATTGACATTCCGGTAGCGTCTCCGGAAAAGCTTGTGTCTGTAATTGAACTGGAATTGGATAGCCCGGCTAAGGGATCCTCTATGTTATCAATTGATCCGCAACAGCAAACTACACTGGATGCTCTATTTGCGGAAGTAGCAGGCGCAGAGAAAACAGATGAGCACTGGATGGAAAAATTTGGAGAATGGAAGCATGTAGACAGAATTAAAGACTGGTCAGCTGATAGTAAGGCTACCTGGAAAGTAAATGTTATCAAACCTGGATATTACCAGGTGTATTTAAATTATACAGGTGAAGGCAGGTATGTCTGGAGGACAGAAAATACGGAACAGATTGTTCAGAATCAACAGAATTCTTCAAATGTTTATCAATGGTACCCATTTGGGTGGATGCATTTTGACAAGCCGGGCGATTATGAAATCTCTGTATCACTTATTGAGGGCAACTTCGGAAAAGCAAGTCTGACAGGGTTTAAACTGGAGCCGGTCAGCTTTTAA
- a CDS encoding NAD(P)H-dependent oxidoreductase: MKKILIINGGQHFGHSGGRFNTTIAATTFDFFNEMEDVEVQLTNVDKGYDPEEEVRKFVWADYIIYHTPIWWFQLPHKFKQYIDEVFTVGHNKGIYHSDGRSSDNPAINYGTGGQLAGRKYMLTTSWNAPATAFTLPGEFFQQHSVDEGALFGFHRMNAFVSLEKMESFHFHDVEKNAQVERDMEQYRLHLKNVFAEELNSVAC, from the coding sequence ATGAAAAAGATACTTATCATTAATGGAGGACAGCATTTCGGACATTCCGGAGGGCGTTTCAATACTACTATAGCGGCTACCACATTTGATTTCTTCAATGAAATGGAAGATGTTGAGGTTCAGTTGACAAACGTAGATAAGGGATATGACCCAGAGGAAGAAGTCCGTAAATTTGTGTGGGCAGACTACATTATCTACCACACCCCGATCTGGTGGTTCCAGTTGCCACATAAATTCAAGCAGTATATAGATGAAGTGTTTACGGTGGGTCACAATAAAGGAATATACCATAGTGATGGACGCTCATCCGATAATCCGGCAATTAATTACGGTACGGGAGGTCAGCTGGCAGGACGTAAATATATGCTGACAACCAGTTGGAATGCTCCGGCTACAGCTTTCACATTGCCGGGAGAATTCTTCCAGCAACACAGTGTGGATGAGGGGGCACTGTTTGGTTTTCATCGTATGAATGCTTTTGTCTCTTTAGAAAAAATGGAAAGCTTCCATTTTCATGATGTAGAAAAAAATGCACAGGTTGAGCGGGATATGGAACAATATCGCTTACATTTGAAAAATGTATTTGCAGAGGAACTGAACTCTGTAGCATGCTAA
- a CDS encoding ArsR/SmtB family transcription factor, whose protein sequence is MDFIEIFKALSNKGRFQILQWLKEPEQHFPVQEHADLREVGVCVGQIQKKSRLTQSTVSEYLTIMQKANLVKSVKIGQWTYYKRNEEILQLISDYFKDEL, encoded by the coding sequence ATGGATTTTATAGAAATATTTAAAGCGCTCTCTAATAAGGGGCGTTTTCAAATCTTACAATGGCTAAAGGAGCCGGAACAACACTTTCCCGTGCAGGAACATGCCGATCTTCGTGAAGTCGGGGTCTGTGTGGGGCAGATACAAAAAAAATCCAGACTGACACAATCTACTGTATCCGAATACCTTACCATAATGCAGAAAGCCAATCTGGTAAAATCCGTCAAAATAGGACAATGGACCTATTACAAACGGAATGAAGAAATTTTACAGTTAATAAGTGATTATTTTAAAGACGAACTATAA
- a CDS encoding LysR family transcriptional regulator, whose product MVNLEWYRTFKAIYKTGTLTGAAEALFISQPGVSLHLSSLESYVGYKLFDRTGRKMVPTERGKVLYNAVVDALTKLEEVEKNFQKSTEQHTPTISIGMCFETFQITLEQYVSSLPFNLIICFGEYPEMLDQLDKGIVDLIITPQKGNSSQLELEPFSCEQIVLVGGSDVDKAAFEAIRKTDDIHQTENWLKEQKWYGTTGDMEHLLRFWKLNFDQQPNFRPNYIVPNLNSIVRCLSGGTGLAVIPDFLCRQEIENGQIQLIWEGVKPLKNTLYFGTRKQNSHQKEINRIKDLFRKVMGRALEQETT is encoded by the coding sequence ATGGTAAATCTGGAATGGTACCGCACGTTTAAGGCGATTTATAAAACAGGAACCCTGACAGGTGCTGCTGAGGCACTTTTTATCTCTCAGCCGGGTGTAAGTCTTCATCTGAGTTCGCTGGAATCTTATGTAGGATATAAATTATTTGACCGCACCGGTCGGAAAATGGTACCTACAGAACGAGGCAAAGTGTTGTATAATGCGGTCGTCGATGCACTGACAAAACTGGAAGAAGTGGAGAAAAACTTTCAGAAAAGTACGGAACAGCATACGCCCACGATAAGCATAGGGATGTGCTTTGAGACCTTTCAGATCACTCTCGAACAGTATGTTTCTTCGTTACCCTTTAATCTTATTATCTGCTTTGGAGAATATCCGGAAATGCTGGATCAGCTGGACAAGGGAATCGTTGATCTGATTATCACCCCTCAAAAAGGAAATTCCTCACAACTGGAATTGGAACCGTTTTCCTGTGAACAGATCGTACTGGTTGGCGGAAGCGATGTGGATAAAGCTGCTTTTGAGGCCATCCGAAAGACAGATGATATCCATCAGACCGAAAACTGGCTGAAAGAACAAAAGTGGTATGGCACGACAGGAGATATGGAGCATTTACTACGATTCTGGAAACTTAATTTTGATCAGCAACCCAACTTCCGGCCTAATTATATTGTACCCAATCTTAATTCCATAGTACGTTGTCTGAGTGGAGGAACAGGGCTTGCCGTGATTCCGGACTTTCTATGCCGTCAGGAAATAGAAAACGGACAGATACAATTGATATGGGAAGGAGTGAAGCCTTTGAAAAATACGCTTTACTTTGGCACCCGCAAACAGAATTCACATCAAAAGGAAATCAATCGTATCAAAGACCTTTTCCGAAAGGTGATGGGAAGAGCTCTAGAACAGGAAACCACTTAA
- a CDS encoding EamA family transporter has protein sequence MKNKNIAVPAALASMICVQGGASIAKKLFPVLGPGGTSTLRIGLSALLLFIINRPRLSALNKQQWLYCFGYGACIGSMNLIFYYAIQRIPLGLGVTVEFIGPLLLALFLSRKLLDLVWALFACAGILLIVPWQSNNIDIIGLGLAFLAGIFWAGYIVMGGKISQVVDNRVAVTVGMGIAAILILPFGILSGSLAHLSFHYLLLGFGVAIFSSALPFTLDMIALKRLPPKTFSILTSLQPAFGALSGLLFLKEYLSLLQWISILCVVIASMGTTLTNRYKDTL, from the coding sequence ATGAAAAATAAAAATATTGCTGTACCGGCAGCTCTGGCATCTATGATCTGTGTACAGGGTGGGGCATCTATCGCAAAAAAACTGTTTCCCGTTCTTGGTCCCGGTGGCACAAGTACCTTACGAATAGGTTTGTCGGCCCTGTTACTGTTTATTATCAACAGACCACGATTGTCTGCATTGAATAAACAACAGTGGTTATACTGTTTTGGATATGGTGCCTGTATCGGCAGTATGAATCTTATCTTCTATTATGCAATTCAGCGTATTCCTCTTGGATTAGGAGTAACGGTAGAATTTATCGGGCCGCTTTTACTGGCTCTTTTTCTGTCACGCAAACTTTTGGATCTGGTTTGGGCTTTATTCGCATGTGCCGGCATATTGCTTATCGTACCCTGGCAAAGCAATAATATTGACATAATCGGACTGGGGCTCGCTTTTCTGGCAGGTATATTCTGGGCCGGATATATTGTGATGGGAGGTAAAATTTCTCAGGTAGTCGATAACAGAGTTGCTGTCACTGTAGGAATGGGTATAGCTGCTATACTGATTCTGCCGTTTGGTATTTTAAGCGGAAGTCTGGCACATTTAAGTTTCCATTATTTGCTCTTGGGATTTGGGGTAGCTATATTTTCCAGTGCATTGCCTTTTACACTGGATATGATAGCATTAAAACGTCTCCCTCCGAAAACATTCAGTATCCTGACAAGTCTGCAGCCCGCATTCGGAGCACTGTCCGGCTTGCTCTTTTTGAAAGAATATCTGAGCCTTTTACAGTGGATATCTATTCTTTGCGTAGTTATTGCAAGTATGGGAACCACTTTGACCAACAGATATAAAGATACGTTGTAA
- a CDS encoding putative quinol monooxygenase: MNIYLTAVIKAKSEYRDEVLETLKNMVSKTLEEKACQKYDLHEDMEDPNRFVFYEIWQDQQGLDIHNQQPYILDFVAIVPEKLQEGPLIIKMKKLG; encoded by the coding sequence ATGAATATATACTTAACAGCAGTCATTAAAGCAAAAAGCGAATATAGAGATGAGGTGTTGGAGACACTGAAGAATATGGTCAGCAAAACACTGGAGGAAAAGGCTTGTCAAAAATATGATCTGCATGAAGATATGGAAGATCCGAATCGGTTTGTTTTCTATGAAATATGGCAGGATCAGCAGGGATTGGATATACACAATCAGCAACCCTATATTCTAGACTTTGTAGCTATTGTACCTGAAAAACTTCAGGAAGGTCCTTTGATTATCAAGATGAAAAAGCTGGGTTAA